From Actinomycetota bacterium:
CGTCGTAGCGGGCCAGGTTGCTCGATGCCTCGGCCGGGGCGATGAGGTAGTACGCGGACAACCCGTGGACGGCGGCGGGCACCGAGACCTCATCGACCGACGCGCCCTCCTTCTCGAGCGCGCGTGCCGCGATCTCGACCCGCGCGACCACATCGGCGTCGATCTCGTGCATCAGCTCGCGCACGATGCCGACGCGCAAGCCCTCGACGCCGTCGTTCAGCCCTCCCGTCACCTGGGGTGCCGGCGCGTCGATCGAGGTGGAGTCGAGTGGGTCGTGGCCGCCGATCGCCTCGAGGAGCGCGGCGGCGTCGCCGACCGACGACGCGAGCGGCCCGATCTGGTCGAGCGACGACGCGAAGGCGATGAGCCCGTAGCGCGACACCGCGCCGTAGGTCGGCTTCACCCCGACCACGCCGCAGAGGGCGGCGGGCTGGCGGATGGAGCCGCCCGTGTCGGAGCCCAGGCCGACCGGCACGAGGCCGGCGGCCACCGCGGCGGCCGATCCTCCGCTCGACCCGCCCGGCACCCGCGTGCGGTCGTGGGGGTTACGCGTCGGACCGAACGCGGAGTTCTCGGTGGACGAACCCATGGCGAACTCGTCGAGGTTCGTCTTGCCGATGACGATCGCCCCTGCGGCGCGTAGACGGGTGACGACGGTCGCGTCGTACGGCGGACGCCACCCTTCGAGGATGCGCGAGGCGCAGGTCGTGGGCACGCCACGCGTGCACATGTTGTCCTTGAGCGCGACCGGAACCCCGGCAAGGGGGCCGGGATCGCCGCCGCTCGCGACCACCCGGTCGACCGCGTCGGCTGCCGCCCGTGCCTCGTCGCCCATCACGGTGAGGAAGGCGTGCAGCTCGCTCTCGCGCCCCGCGATGCGCGCCAGGTGCTCCTCGACCACGTCGCGCGCCCGACGCGACCCGGAGCGGACCTCGCCGGCGATCTCGGACGCGCCCGTCAAGGCGCCTCGCTGATGATGCGCGGGACCCGGATGCGGCCGTCCTCGACCGCAGGGGCCTGCGCCAGCACCTCGTCGCGGTCGAGCGGCGCGACGACGACGTCGTCGCGCAGCACGTTGCGCAACGGGAGCGGGTGCGCGGTGGGCGGCACGTCGGTCGTGTCGAGGGCGGCCACGTCAGCCGCGTGGTCGAGGATCGCACCCAGCTGCTCGGTGAATCGCTCGAGCTCGTCGTCGGTGAGCCTCAGCCGGGCGAGACGGGCAACGTGGGCGACGTCGTCGCGCGTGATGCGTCCGCCCATGCTCAGAACGACGTGACCTTGAGGGCGAAGTCGACGGCGCGCGCCTCGATCTCGTCCTTGTCGTAGTCGAGGGTGGCGACGTGGTAGCTGCGCTCGAGGGTGACCCGTTCCACGGGACCCGAGACCCGGCTCGCCAGGATGTCGCTCGAAACCGGGGGCACCACGTGGTCCTGCGGGCTGTTCATGATGATGACCGGGCAGTGGATGTCGCCCAGCTTCGGGTACAGCCCGTCGCCGGCCTCGCAGAGCGAGAGCAACGGCGCGAGTGGCGTGGCGTCGTAGGCGAGCTCGTGCCCGGCCGGGTCGGCGACGTCGTTGCCCACCGCGGGCATCGTCGTGTGGCCGTCGGCGAGCAGCTGGCGCATCATCTGGCGGAACGACTCCGCGGGTGGGTCGATGGCGGCGTTGACCGCGACCACGCCCGCGATCTCGGGATGGTGCGCGGCCAACCACACCGCCAGCGTCCCGCCCATCGACAACCCTGCGACCACGACCTTCTCGCAACGGCTCGCCAGCTCGTTGTACGCGACCTCGGCGCAACTCGACCAGTCGGCCCACGTGGTCGCCTGCATGTCGTCGATCGTCGTGCCGTGACCCGGGAGCAACGGCAGCTCGACCGCGAAACCGGCGGCCCCGAACGCCCGGGCCAGGCCGCGCATCGACTGCGGGCAGCCGGTGAAGCCGTGGACGACGAGCGCGCCATGGGGCCCTCCCGCCGCAGAGAACGGCTCGGCACCCGGAAGGACCGCGGATTCACTCATTGTGGAACTCCTGTCTCATACGTAGGGGTCCTCTCGGCTCAGGGGCAGCTCCCACCAGTCGTCAGGCGTGGGAGCGGGCACGGGGTCCTCGTAGATGCAGTCGACCGGGCAGACGGGGAGGCACTTGCCACAGCCCGAGCAGAGCTCGGGGACGATGATGACGTCGAGGCCGTGATTGAAGATGGCCCCGAACTGCGGGGGACAGTGACGCAGGCAGGTGTCGCAGTTGATGCACTCCGACATCTCGATGCGCAACGCGGGCAGCTTCCACTTCGGGTTGCGCTCGTGCGAGCCCACCCGCTCGGTGCGTGTGCCGGCTGGCATCGCCTGAGGCTACCGTGCCCCGAAACACCCGCACATCGGAGGAAGTCGACGTGGCGAAGCACCCGTTCTTGAGCCAGGAGTGGATGGACGAGGCCCGTAAGGTGCGGGAGGAGTACAAGGACAGGACACCCCCCATCGCCCATCAGGTGCGCATGAACCAGGTCATCACCGAGGTTCCGTTCGGCGAGGGCACGCTGCAGTCGCACATGGACACCACCTCCGGCGAGCTGGTCATGGAGGAGGGGCACCTCGACGAGGTCGACCTCACCGTGACGCTCGACTACGCGACGGCCAAGGCGATCTTCGTCGAGGGCAACCCGCAGGCCGGGATGCAGGCGTTCATGGCGGGCAAGGTCAAGGTGCAGGGTGACATGAGCAAGCTCATGGCCATGCAGCAGACGACCCCCGATCCGGTCGCGGCCGAGATCCAGCAGCGCATCCAGGACATCACCGAGTGACGGTGCTGACCGAGTGACGGTGCTGACCGAGTGACGGTGCTCACCCGGTAGCAGTGCTCACCCGGTAGCGAACGCCTCCACCGCGTCGCTCGCCGGCGCCGGCGCGCCGTCCCCCCGCGGCGTACGCCGCACGAACACGGCCGCGACCAGGCCGAGGGCGGCGACCAGGCCGGCGAGCAGGTACGCCTCGTGGTACGACGCCACGAGGCCCGCCTCGCGCTCGCGTGCGGCCTGCACGGTCTGGGCGATCTGGATGCCGGCCACGATGCCCATCTGGGTGATGAGCTGCTGCGTCGCGCCCGCGATGCCGAGGTGGTCGTCCTCCACCGCGTTGGCGACGCTCGCGGCCATGGAGGGCAGCGCCACGCCGAGGCCCACGCCCGCCAGCGCGAGTGCCACCATCACGGCGACGTCGGCGCTGCCGGGATGCACGGCCTGCCAGGCCGCGGCCGACGCGCAGACGCACAGCGCGCCCGTCACGGCCGCGGTGCGCTCGCCGAGCCTCACCGCGAGGTAGCCCGCCGCCGGCGCGCTGAGGGAGAACGACAGCGGTCGGGCGATGGTGAGCAGGCCGATGCGCGTCTCGCCGTAGCCGAACGCCTCCTCGAGGAAGAGGGGCGTGAGGATGAAGCTGCCCATGTACGCGAAGTTGAGGAAGAACTGCACCGCCATGGGCACCGAGAAGTTGCGGCGCGCGAACCACGCCAGGGGCATCAGGGGGAAGGGAGCCCGCCGCTCGATCGCGACGAAGACCGTCATCGCCAGCGGCGACAGGACGAACGCGGCCACCACACCCGGGTGGTCCCAGCCCCAGACCGGGCCGCGGTTGAGCCCGAAGAGCAACGACGTGACACCCGCGGCGAGGGCGAGCGCGCCGGAGAGGTCGAGGGGTTGGCGCTCACCCTGGCCGGTCTCGGGAAGGACGATCGCGGCCAGCACGAGCGCGGCGAGCGTGAGCGGCACCTGCGCCACGAAGATGACGCGCCAGCTCACGTGCTCCACGATGGGCCCGCCCGCGACCACGCCGAGGACGGGAGCGCCCGCGCCGACCAGCGACCAGAAGCCCATGGCCTTGACCCGATCGCCTTCGGGGAACGCCCGCATGATCAGGGCCATCGAGGCGGAGCCGGTCGCGGCGCCCTCGGCTGCGCCGAACACCCGGAAGGTGATCAGCGATGCCGCGTTCCAGGCCACCGCGGTGAGCGCGGCGAACACGATGGCACCGGTCAGCCCGAGCAGATAGACGCGCTTCTGTCCCCAGATGTCGCCGGCCTTGCCCAGCGCGGGCCCGACCACCCCGAAGGCGAGGAGCGGCCCGGTGATGATCCACGTGAGGGTGGCCGTGTCGGAGTGGAGGTCGGCCGCGATGCGGGGCAGCGAGACGGTGAGGATGGTGATCGTGAAGCCCACTGAGAAGAGCCCGGCGAGGGTCGTCCAAAGCACCCACCAGCGCTCGTTGTCGCCGTCCCTGATCCGGCGCACGACGCGCTCGCGGAACAGCAGCGGCCACGGGACGACGACGACCTCGTCGGCTCCCGGCGCCTCGATGGGCATCCGCTCGCCCCGGTCGCCCGACTCACCCACCGGAGGCAACCTAATCGGCGCCCCGGAGCCACAGGGCGGGGAGCCGGAGTCGAGCGCGACGAAGGGCCGTCGGGGTGGCGGCGCACACGGTGGCTGGGGAACACCGTCGCACCGCCTCCCACGGCGGCCCTCCGTCCTCCTAACCTATCCTTCCAGATTCGCACGCTAACGGCAGCCGTCGCACGGCCGTCAGGCACAAACGAGAATTGACCCGATGAGACTAGCCTGCGCGCGGTCTGCTACCCGAGCAGCTTCTTCATCTCGGTCTGGAGCTCGGCCACGGTCCAGCGATCGTCCTTGTCGATGGAGTCGGTGAGCGTCCACGGCTGGAAGTTCTGGACCTTGCCCCCCTGGACGAAGAAGACCTTGCCGGAGGCGGGGCAGCCCTCGGTGGCCAGCCAGGCGACCAGGGGCGAGATGTTGGCCGGGTTCCAGATGTCGAACTTGGCCGGGTCGTCGGGCGGCTGCACGATGTCGCCCAGCCCCGGCGTCGCCTCGGTCATGCGGGTGCGCGCCGCGGGGGCGATGGCGTTGACGCGCACGCCGTAGCGGTCGAGCTCGAGCGCGGAGATCACGCTGAAGGCGGCGATGCCCGCCTTGGCCGCGCCGTAGTTGGTCTGCCCGGGATTGCCGAGCAGGCCCGAGGTCGACGAAGTGTTGATCACCGCCGCCTTGACCGGCTGGCCCGCCTTTGTGCGCTCGCGCCAGTACGCCGCCGCCCACCGCGTCGGCACGAAGTGGCCCTTGAGGTGGACGTGGATCACCGCGTCCCATTCCTGCTCGGTCATGTTCACGAGCACGCGGTCGCGCAGGATGCCGGCGTTGTTCACGAGCACGTGCAGGTCACCGAACGCCTCGATCGCGGCGTTGATCAGGCGCTGGCCTCCCTCCCAGTCGGCCACGTCGTCGGCGTTGGCGACGGCCTCGCCGCCCATCCCCTTGATCTCGTCGACGACCTGCTCGGCCGCAGTGCGGTCGTCGCCCGACCCGTCGATGGCGCCGCCGAGGTCGTTGATGACGACCTTGGCGCCTTCCTGGGCGAAGAGGAGTGCGTGCTCACGACCGATGCCACGGCCGGAGCCGGTGATGATGGCGACGCGTCCGTCAAGTGCTCCCATGGGCGGGAGACACTAGCCCGTGTAGAGATCGACCCCTGAGCCGCGAGCCACCGTCGCGCCCGCGCCCGGGAGCGTGGTGAACACCTTTCGGTTCGGCGGCCCGAAGACATTGGTGACCGAGAGACCGACCTGCTGCATCTTGGCCACCGCGGCATCCACGCTGAGCCCGCCGACCGACGGAACCTTCACGACGTCGGGGCCTTTCGACACGATGACGGTGACCGTGGAGCCGCGCGCCACGTTCGTCCCCGCGGAGGGGTTCGTGCCGATCACCTTGCCGGCAGCCACGGTGTTGCTGAACTGATCGGCGCGGGCCGGCGTGAGCCCGAGCGCGCTGAGCGCGGCGGACGCGTCGGCGTACGTCGTGCCAGTGAGGTCGCCGATCGGGCGCGGCGCGGGACCGGAGGACACCGTGAGGTCCACGGCCGTGCCCTTCGGCAGCGTGCTCTTCCGGGGCGACCAGTCGAGCACGAGGCCCTTGGTCGCGTTCTCGTCGGGCCTCGGCGTCACCGTGCCCACCTTCAGGTCGGCGGCCTGCAGCGCAGCGGTGGCCGCGCCCTGATCGAGGCCTGCGAGCCCGGGCACGCGCACCGGCGACGGTCCCCTCGACACCGTGATGGTGACGGTGGACCCCTCCTTGCGCGAGGCGCCCGCGTTGGGATCCTGCTCGGTGACCTGCCCGGGCGTGGTGCCGTCGACGAACTTGCGCTGCTTGCGGACCTTGAACTGCAGCGGCCGCAGCCGGGCGTCCGCCCGCTGCTCGCTGAGGTTCTCGACGCGGGGCACCGGATGGGTCGGGACGTTGGCCTGCACCCACGCGTAGGCGCCGCCGACACCCGCCAGCGCGGTCACGAGCAGGGCGAGGAGGACCCACGGCCAGCGCCGGCGCCGGGCGGGCCCGACCGCGCCGGGCGGCAGCTCGGCGGGAGGCGCGGCCGCGGGCGGGCGGGTGGGGCCGAGCGGCCCGACCGCGGTGCGGTCGTGGCTGATGACCTGCAGCGTCTCGTCGGCGACCACCGAGCCTGCGAGCGGCAGGGGACGGGGCGCGGGCAGCTCGCGCGCGGCGGCCTCGAGGGCACGCGCGAACCCAGCCGCGTCGGGCCGCACGCCGGGCTCGGGCCGTCCGGCCTGCTCGACGACCGCCTGCAACGGTCCCATCGACTCGGGGGCGACGAGCGGCGTCTCCAGCCGGGCCATGAGCGTGGCGATGGTCGTGTCGGCCGCGAACGGCACCTCGCCGGTGACCGCCTCGACGAGCACGACGGCGAGGG
This genomic window contains:
- the gatA gene encoding Asp-tRNA(Asn)/Glu-tRNA(Gln) amidotransferase subunit GatA; the protein is MTGASEIAGEVRSGSRRARDVVEEHLARIAGRESELHAFLTVMGDEARAAADAVDRVVASGGDPGPLAGVPVALKDNMCTRGVPTTCASRILEGWRPPYDATVVTRLRAAGAIVIGKTNLDEFAMGSSTENSAFGPTRNPHDRTRVPGGSSGGSAAAVAAGLVPVGLGSDTGGSIRQPAALCGVVGVKPTYGAVSRYGLIAFASSLDQIGPLASSVGDAAALLEAIGGHDPLDSTSIDAPAPQVTGGLNDGVEGLRVGIVRELMHEIDADVVARVEIAARALEKEGASVDEVSVPAAVHGLSAYYLIAPAEASSNLARYDGVRYGLRVDGEDITEMYNETRAEGFGPEVKRRIMLGTYALSAGYYDAYYGQAQRVRTLIIRDFDAAYADYDLLLAPTAPTTAFALGAKTDNPLTMYLSDVCTIPSNLAGHPAISVPYGTGDDGLPVGVQLLAPALGEPVMFRAAAALERSLT
- the gatC gene encoding Asp-tRNA(Asn)/Glu-tRNA(Gln) amidotransferase subunit GatC; the protein is MGGRITRDDVAHVARLARLRLTDDELERFTEQLGAILDHAADVAALDTTDVPPTAHPLPLRNVLRDDVVVAPLDRDEVLAQAPAVEDGRIRVPRIISEAP
- a CDS encoding alpha/beta fold hydrolase — protein: MSESAVLPGAEPFSAAGGPHGALVVHGFTGCPQSMRGLARAFGAAGFAVELPLLPGHGTTIDDMQATTWADWSSCAEVAYNELASRCEKVVVAGLSMGGTLAVWLAAHHPEIAGVVAVNAAIDPPAESFRQMMRQLLADGHTTMPAVGNDVADPAGHELAYDATPLAPLLSLCEAGDGLYPKLGDIHCPVIIMNSPQDHVVPPVSSDILASRVSGPVERVTLERSYHVATLDYDKDEIEARAVDFALKVTSF
- a CDS encoding 4Fe-4S ferredoxin, giving the protein MPAGTRTERVGSHERNPKWKLPALRIEMSECINCDTCLRHCPPQFGAIFNHGLDVIIVPELCSGCGKCLPVCPVDCIYEDPVPAPTPDDWWELPLSREDPYV
- a CDS encoding SCP2 sterol-binding domain-containing protein; amino-acid sequence: MAKHPFLSQEWMDEARKVREEYKDRTPPIAHQVRMNQVITEVPFGEGTLQSHMDTTSGELVMEEGHLDEVDLTVTLDYATAKAIFVEGNPQAGMQAFMAGKVKVQGDMSKLMAMQQTTPDPVAAEIQQRIQDITE
- a CDS encoding multidrug efflux MFS transporter, translating into MGESGDRGERMPIEAPGADEVVVVPWPLLFRERVVRRIRDGDNERWWVLWTTLAGLFSVGFTITILTVSLPRIAADLHSDTATLTWIITGPLLAFGVVGPALGKAGDIWGQKRVYLLGLTGAIVFAALTAVAWNAASLITFRVFGAAEGAATGSASMALIMRAFPEGDRVKAMGFWSLVGAGAPVLGVVAGGPIVEHVSWRVIFVAQVPLTLAALVLAAIVLPETGQGERQPLDLSGALALAAGVTSLLFGLNRGPVWGWDHPGVVAAFVLSPLAMTVFVAIERRAPFPLMPLAWFARRNFSVPMAVQFFLNFAYMGSFILTPLFLEEAFGYGETRIGLLTIARPLSFSLSAPAAGYLAVRLGERTAAVTGALCVCASAAAWQAVHPGSADVAVMVALALAGVGLGVALPSMAASVANAVEDDHLGIAGATQQLITQMGIVAGIQIAQTVQAAREREAGLVASYHEAYLLAGLVAALGLVAAVFVRRTPRGDGAPAPASDAVEAFATG
- a CDS encoding SDR family NAD(P)-dependent oxidoreductase, which translates into the protein MGALDGRVAIITGSGRGIGREHALLFAQEGAKVVINDLGGAIDGSGDDRTAAEQVVDEIKGMGGEAVANADDVADWEGGQRLINAAIEAFGDLHVLVNNAGILRDRVLVNMTEQEWDAVIHVHLKGHFVPTRWAAAYWRERTKAGQPVKAAVINTSSTSGLLGNPGQTNYGAAKAGIAAFSVISALELDRYGVRVNAIAPAARTRMTEATPGLGDIVQPPDDPAKFDIWNPANISPLVAWLATEGCPASGKVFFVQGGKVQNFQPWTLTDSIDKDDRWTVAELQTEMKKLLG